A window of the Hevea brasiliensis isolate MT/VB/25A 57/8 chromosome 6, ASM3005281v1, whole genome shotgun sequence genome harbors these coding sequences:
- the LOC110658359 gene encoding probable E3 ubiquitin-protein ligase ARI8 codes for MAASDDELIDYDFYDDDDLCTFGDDSDASSENDYIPETDDEQPEEKNYTVLKEADIKRRQEEDITEVSNVLSIPKRYACILLRRYRWTVSQALDSWFANEEEARKSAGLMGKDDEVVTSCEIRELTCHICYERHSCRKFSTAACGHPFCNSCWSRYVKVSIDDGACCLILPCPDPSCRVAVDQDLINSFKELPEEYKARYARFLLRSYVEECGKRRIKWCPGPGCENAVEFSSGNCKNFDVLCDCSHEFCWNCPADEAHSPANCEMVAKWMKKNSDESDNVNWILAYTKPCPKCMTPIEKNHGCMHMTCRPPCKFEFCWLCLGEWKSHGDYYSCNAYEKAKRDGDYDEENQKKQMAKNLVERYIHYYERWIANQSSRKKALADLNGVKAVHMVKLSDVYQKPASQLKGIEEAWLQIVECRRVLKWSYVFGYCLPEKEEAKKNLFEYLQGQAESGLERLHQCAEEELKPFIADYENLPSAEEFHDYYLKLVNLTNVTKNFFENLVRGLQSVLDAVDSCSKKKSNKVN; via the coding sequence ATGGCTGCCAGTGATGACGAGCTCATAGACTATGATTTCTACGACGATGATGATCTCTGTACCTTTGGCGATGATTCCGACGCTAGTTCTGAAAACGACTACATCCCCGAAACCGATGATGAACAGCCGGAGGAGAAAAACTACACCGTTTTGAAAGAAGCAGACATCAAGCGGCGTCAGGAGGAAGATATAACAGAAGTTTCCAATGTTCTTTCGATACCCAAAAGATATGCATGTATCCTTCTTCGTCGCTATAGGTGGACTGTTAGTCAAGCCCTCGATAGCTGGTTTGCTAATGAAGAGGAGGCACGTAAATCCGCTGGCTTGATGGGCAAGGACGACGAAGTTGTTACTTCTTGCGAGATCAGAGAACTTACTTGCCATATCTGTTATGAACGCCATTCTTGTAGAAAGTTTTCTACTGCTGCTTGTGGTCACCCTTTCTGTAATTCTTGCTGGTCGAGATATGTAAAAGTAAGTATTGATGATGGTGCTTGTTGCTTGATTCTGCCATGCCCTGATCCGTCCTGTCGAGTTGCTGTTGATCAAGATCTGATCAATTCTTTCAAGGAGTTGCCTGAGGAATATAAGGCAAGGTATGCGAGGTTCCTTCTTAGATCCTATGTGGAAGAGTGTGGGAAAAGGAGAATCAAGTGGTGCCCAGGACCTGGATGTGAGAATGCTGTGGAGTTTTCTTCTGGGAATTGTAAAAACTTCGATGTGTTGTGTGATTGTTCTCATGAATTTTGCTGGAATTGTCCAGCAGACGAGGCTCACAGTCCGGCGAATTGCGAGATGGTGGCAAAGTGGATGAAGAAGAATAGTGACGAGTCTGATAATGTGAATTGGATACTTGCTTATACGAAGCCTTGTCCAAAATGCATGACTCCAATTGAAAAAAACCATGGATGTATGCATATGACTTGCAGACCTCCTTGTAAATTTGAGTTCTGCTGGCTATGCCTTGGTGAATGGAAATCTCATGGGGATTACTATTCTTGCAATGCCTATGAGAAGGCCAAGAGAGATGGAGATTATGATGAAGAGAATCAAAAGAAACAGATGGCTAAGAATCTTGTGGAGAGGTACATTCATTATTATGAAAGATGGATTGCAAACCAATCTTCCAGGAAGAAAGCTCTAGCAGATTTGAATGGAGTGAAAGCTGTGCATATGGTGAAGCTTTCTGATGTTTATCAGAAACCCGCGTCTCAATTGAAGGGAATAGAAGAGGCTTGGCTTCAGATAGTTGAATGCAGGAGAGTTCTgaaatggagttatgtatttggttATTGTCTGCCAGAGAAAGAGGAAGCTAAGAAGAACCTTTTTGAGTACTTGCAGGGACAAGCAGAGTCTGGTTTGGAAAGGCTTCATCAATGTGCAGAGGAGGAATTGAAACCTTTCATTGCTGATTATGAAAATCTACCATCAGCAGAAGAGTTCCATGATTACTATCTGAAGTTGGTCAATCTGACTAATGTGACTAAAAATTTCTTTGAGAATCTGGTTAGAGGCTTGCAGAGTGTCCTGGATGCTGTGGATTCTTGTAGCAAGAAGAAATCTAATAAGGTTAACTA